Proteins encoded together in one Coffea arabica cultivar ET-39 chromosome 2c, Coffea Arabica ET-39 HiFi, whole genome shotgun sequence window:
- the LOC113726093 gene encoding uncharacterized protein: MSISFENPIVGDIGGDQEDSLGASPPQKKHKLDDKECHGAKEKEKEMPTSEKDSCCSNEIFTISDEQFEKLKLDYCPEGVEEIDQDVWTKYFKEIEESEGFDIYHYPGLCLMARFTPLDVDNFSSDLAEPSKAAIVHFNKEKIKNYKLEKVEKANAQLGGAGVNYYITFQAKDFVTNAFDTFQALVWNGWNPESIDVQFCRLKSVPAT, from the exons ATGagtatttcatttgaaaatccCATTGTTGGTGATATAGGTGGAGATCAGGAAGATTCTTTAGGGGCTTCACCACCCCAAAAGAAGCACAAGCTTGATGATAAAGAATGCCATGGTGCCAAGGAGAAGGAAAAGGAGATGCCAACATCAGAAAAGGATTCCTGTTgttcaaatgaaatttttaccatttctgatGAGCAATTTGAGAAATTGAAGTTGGACTATTGCCCCGAAGGGGTCGAAGAGATTGATCAAGATGTATGGACCAAGTATTTTAAAGAGATCGAGGAGAGTGAG GGTTTTGACATTTATCATTATCCTGGTCTATGTTTGATGGCTCGATTTACTCCCCTGGATGTTGACAATTTCTCGAGCGACTTGGCTGAACCGTCAAAAGCTGCAATTGTGCATTTCaacaaagaaaaa ATTAAGAATTACAAATTGGAAAAGGTTGAGAAGGCAAATGCACAACTTGGCGGTGCTGGTGTCAATTACTACATAACCTTTCAAGCCAAGGATTTTGTTACTAATGCTTTTGATACCTTCCAAGCCTTAGTCTGGAACGGGTGGAATCCAGAATCTATTGATGTGCAATTCTGCCGGCTCAAATCAGTTCCTGCAACTTGA